TTGTCGAGGAACTGCGTCAGGCGCGCGCTTCGGGCCGGCTCGATCAATCGCTCGAAACGTACCCGTCGCTGCTGCAACAAGGCCCGTCCGCCGGCCGTTCGCGTGCCGATGTTCGCTCGGAGATCGGGACGGCCGCAACCGTTGCCGACAACCGTGCCTGAGGCTTGAGCTGCACCACAGCGTTCAAGCGTTCAAGGCCGTTGACAAAGAATGGGCCGGTCCAAGCAACGGTCTTACAAATCCTCCATAATCGGCGCACCGGGTTATTTCGATGAGTGCACCATGGACCGGCTCTCCACCCTGATTTCGAATTTCGGCGTTCGCGCCGGTGTGTTCCATAGCGGCGGCATGTGCGGCATCGCCAGCTATGGTGTCGACGCCCACGATGGCGGTCATCTCCACTTGCTGCGCTCCGGCGAAGTGGCGCTTGTCACGGAAGACGGTGCGCGACAGCGGATCACCGAGCCGTCGCTGATCTTCTTCCCGCGCCGCAACCATCACCAATTGCTCTCCGGCGAAGCGGACCGCACCGAACTGGTGTGCGGCTCGTTGTCGTTCGACGGCGGTCACAACAATCCGCTCGTGGCCGCGCTGCCCGATTTCCTTGTCCTGCCGACGAAGTCGCTCTCCACGCTGGAACTCACGCTGAACTGGTTGTTTGCCGAAGCGTTCGGCCAGCATTGCGGGCGTCTGGCGGTGATGGACCGGCTGTTCGAGTTGCTGGTGATTCAACTGCTGCGGCACGTGCTGGAGCATCGACTGGTGAGCTTCGGCATGCTGGCCGGGCTGGGCGATCCGCGACTCGCGCGCGCGTTGAACGCCATTCACAATCAGCCGGGCGAGCCGTGGACAGTCGAGTCGCTGGCGAGCACCGCCAACATGTCGCGTGCGAACTTCGCCGCGCAGTTCCGTGAAGTGGTGGGGCAGTCGCCCGCGGACTATCTGCTGGATTGGCGCATTGGCCTGGCACAGAAGCGCCTGCGCGACGGTCAGCCGATTGCGCGCGTGGCCGACGAGGTGGGTTACGACAGCGCGTCGGCGCTGGCCCGCGCTTTCCGGCGCAAGACAGGCAGCAGTCCGCGCGACTGGCTTCGCGCGCAAATGCACGCGGTCACCACGTTGCCGCGGCCGCGCGTGCAGTTCGAACCGGCGTTGCCCGCACAGGCGGCGTAGCCTAGAACACGTGGCTCACCCCCAGACGCACGACCGTTTGCGACTGGGTTGCGGAAGACATGCCGTTGGCGGCGTCGCCTACCGAAGCCGTGGCGTCGATCACGTTGCCATAGGCGTCGAGGGTATTGCCCGATGCCTTCTGGTACCCGGCCAATGCATACAGCTCCGTGCGCCTGGACAGGTTATAGAACGCGGCGAGGTTGAACTGATGGTATTTCGCGCCGGATGCATTGGCCGCCGGGGCATTCACGTTCGTGAAGCTGTAACCGCCGCCCAGCCGGAAGGCTGGCGCGAAGCGATACATCGCGAGCACGCCGGCCGTGTCGAACCTGGCCGTACGCGTGAAGCGCGAGTACGTGCCCGTCGAGTACTCGGTGTGGCTGTAGTTGGCGCCGAGCGTCGTGTTACCGAACTGGTACGTCATTGCGGTGGCGATGATGTCGCGCGATTTGGCGCTCGCGTAGCCCGCATTGATGGACGATGCAAAGGCCGATTCCGACGAGCCCGCCCAAGTGCCGATGGTCGTGTCCGTGGCGCTGGCCTTGTCGTTATTGGCGTGCGAATAGCCCACGCCCCACGTCAGCGGACCGTTGGCGTACTGGCCCGCAAGGCCCCAGGTGTTCTGACGCCCCATCGTGCCGGGCTGACCGCCGAAGCCGTACATCGTCCCGAACGTGAAACCGCTCCATGTCGGTGAGCGGTACTTCACGCTGTTGTTCACACGCGAGCTGTGATCGAGGTTGTCGACGTCGCCGGGGTGCGCCCCCACGCCCGAGAGCAGCGCTGTGCCGCCCACCGAGCCGACGAGATCGATCAGCGGATCGTACTGACGGCCCAGCGTAACGGTGCCATAGGTCTTGTCCTGCAAGCCGACGTAGGCGTGGCGGCCGAACTCCGCGCCGCCCTGGCTGGCAGTGCCGTTGCCGATGTTGAAGCCGTTCTCGAGGCGGAACAGCGCCTTGCGTCCGCCCCCCAGGTCTTCCGTCCCCTGAATTCCCCAGCGGCTGCCTTGCCACGTGCCGCTCTGGAACGCGTAGCTCGTCGCGCCGGTAAGAACCGCGGGGCGTCCTGCCGTGCCGGCGCGTGTGACGGACGCCACATTGCTGGCATAGCCCACGCCGCCGTCCACAATCCCGTAAAGCGTGACGTTGGACTGGGCGTGGGCGAGCGCGGCGGCGCCGCTTCCGATGAGTATCGCGACGGCGCGCGCCAGAGACGCGTAAGGGGGCGGCTTCACGAAAGATTTCGCGAGAGACTTCGCGGAAGATGTCATGGTGTGTTTCCTCGGTGAGTTCGTGTGGACTAGTTGAAAATGGCGACCGGTGTCTCGGTGTCTCGGTGTCTTGGTGTCTCGGTGTCCCGGTGTCCCCGTGTCCCCGTGTCCCCGTGTCCCCGTGTCCCCGTGTCATGTCCCGGGTCGACGGATCGTGAAACTGGTCAGTAATGTAAGGACTACTAAAAATAAAGCTCAGAACTTGCGCGGCGAGATGTTCGTCTGCCGGCCGCAGATCCGGCTTCAGGCCGGTTGCGTCTAGGGACTTGCCCTCGGCGCGACTTCCCTGCGGCGAGGCGTCGCTGTGCGTTATCTGGCGGTGTTCTTGTCTTGCTCGTCGAGAGCGGCGCGCAAACGTGCGGGCGAATCGGTCATCACGGCATCGAAGCCCAGTTGCGACGCGGCGTCGAAGTCCTGCGGCGTTTCGATCCCGAAGGCGACGAGGTGCACGTCGCCACGCGATTTGAAGCACCGTACGGCGGCGGGCGTCCACCAGTTGGCGACGACTGTGGAGGTGCCTTCGCCGAGCGTGAAGCGCTCCACGACTTCCACCTGACGATGAAACTCGATGCCGGCCCACGTGCCCGGCGCGGGCGGCGTGGTGCATTGGCCTGCGAGCGCGGCGGCCACGAGCCGGTTGCGCGTGGCGTCGCGCGATTCGAAAAGTTGCGCCTGCGGGCGCCGTGCTCGCAGGCGGTCGGTCGCCTCGGCCTGGGTCGAATAGATGCGGACGCGCGACCATGCATTCATGTCGTCGAGCACCTTGATGACCGCTTCGACCAGCGGTGCAGCAGGCGTTTGCTTCATGTCGAGCAGGACAGGGACGTCAGCGGGCACGGCGGCCAGCGCTTCGCGCAGCGTCGGGACCGGCAGCGGATCGTCCCGGTACGGGTAGACGGTCTGCCCCGTCGGGCCCTTGCGCGAAAACGCGTAACCGGCGTTGAGCCTTTTTACGTCGGCATAGTCGACGTCGGCCAGCTTGCCTCGTCCGTCCGTCAGGGCGGAAAGATCGGCGGGGCGATACATTACGGGCACGCCATCGCGCGTGACCTGGACGGTCATCCACAATGCCTGCGCGCCGTTTTGCAGCGCGGTGGTGAACGCTTGCACCGTGTTTTCCGGTGTGTCGCCCGTGCCGCCGCGATGCGCGACGATCAGCGGTGCGGCGCTGGCGGCGGGCGCTGTCGTCGCACCCGAAGCGCAGGCGATGACGGCCATGCCGATGGCGGCCAGTCGGACGGTGGAGGAGCGAAACGAAGCGGGTGACATGATGGGCGGTCTCAGGGAGAAGGCGTGAGCGGTAGTGGGGCCAAATGACGGTGAGATCAGGCAACGAGAATTTCCGGGGACGTGACGGGCAGCCGTTGGCGCAGCGCGCCGGGCAGCGGCGCATCGGTGACGACGAGATCCTGCTCGTCGAGCTGGCCGCCGCGCACGCTGGGTTTGCGCGTGAACTTGTATGCGTCGGCCACGAGGATCCGGTAACGGCTCGCATCGCGCAGCGCTTCACGCGAGGCTGCTTCGTGGCGGTCGTAATCGAGCAGGGTGCCGTCGTCGTCGATGCCGCCCACGCTGTACACGCCGACATCGGCCCGATAGGCGCGAAACAGGCGGTCGGCTTCGTCGCCGAGGATCTCGGGATTGGGCGAGCGCAGTTCGCCACCGGGCACGATCACGCGGTGTTCCGGGTTGCTGGCGAGCGCGAGCGCTGCGCGCAGGTTGTTCGTAATGACGCAAAGCCGCTTGCGATGTATGAGCGCCACGGCGACCTGCTCGGGTGTGGTGCCGATGCCCAGCAGGACGGTCGCGCCATCGGGAATGCGTTCGGCGGCGGCTTGTCCGATGCGCACCTTGCCTTCGAGATTGCGTACGCGCCTCACGTCGTACGGCTGGTTCGTTCCGGGCGTCATTAGCCGCGCGCCGCCGTGATAGCGGCGCAGCACGTTAGCGTCGCACAACGTATTGACGTCGCGGCGAATGGTTTGCGTCGCCACACCGAAGTGTTCGGCGAGCGCGTCGACACTCATTTCGCCGTGCTGGCGAAAGAGAGCGACGATACGGGTCTGACGTTCGGAGAGATCCATCGGGCGGTCGTATGGTCCACATTCGTTCTGGAATGGGCGCCACTTTGACAGCCGAGAATGACATTCAAATGACGATTGAAAATGTTCAAATGAACATTGTCGTTCGTCACCACGCAGTGGGTGCCGCTTTTTGTTCTGGCGCTCACGCTCGCGCGGACCGGCAAGCGCCTGCCGGCTTTCTCGCGGGCGGCGCCGGCTCTCCGGCATCCGCCAGATTTGCCAGCGCTTTTTCCACGATGACCTGCTTCAGACATGCGAGCGCGGGCGGTATGTCCTGCTGGGCGGTGTGCAGGCAAAGCTCGACGCTCGGCAGTGGCGGCAGACCGTCTTTCTCGCCGAGCCGTCGCAATGCCGCGGGCAGGCCCGCGGCGGTTCTCAATGTGATGCCAAGCCCGGCGGCGACGCCGGACCACAGACTTTGCAGGCTCGCTGTCGTGTAGGCGACGCGCCACGAGATGCCGGCACCGTCGAGTGCCGCCAGGCCCGCCCGGCGAAAGAAGCACGGGGCGTGGTAAAGCGCGAGATCGAGCGGGGCGTCGCGACGCAATGCCACCTCCGCGTGCGCCGGGCCGATCCATGTCATGGGCAGCGTGAGCAGCCGTTCGGCGTCAGCCCGCGTTTCATACCCCATCGCCAGCGCCAGATCCAGTTCTCCCCGGTCCAGGCGTTCGAGCAGCACGCCATTGCGCTCGACCGCCACTTCCACGCGAACGCCCGGGTGCGTCGTCCTGAACTGACCCAGAGCCGAGGGAAGCCATGTCTCCGCAAAATCGCCGGGCAGCCCAAAGCGCACCACACCCTGCACCGATGCACCGCGCACGGCACGAACGGCTTCGTCGTTGAGTTCGAGAATGCGCTGTGCATACGAGAGGATCTGCTCGCCGGATTCCGTCAGCACGAGTCCGCGCCCCTTGCGCCGGAACAGCGGCATGCCGACCTGTTCTTCGAGCTTTCGCATTTGCTGACTCACGGCGGATTGCGACCGCCCGATGCGCTCCGCCGCCCGGTTCAGGCTACCCAGCTTCTGCGTGGCGACCAGCGTGCGAAGGGCATCCATATCGAGGTTGGGATGCAGCATTGTGCAGTTATTCGGAATTGATCGTGCCGAATTATCGCATCTACTTAACATTGGCGCGGGTAGCATCGATGGCAGCCAATTGGCGCAACAAGGGTGCGGTGCGGGTTGGCCGCGCGTTCGAAGGTTCGAATCCGGTCATAACCGGTCATAACCCGTCATAAAGGAATTCAGACAATGAAGCAGCAACTGATGAGACGTGGTGCGCGCGGCGTTGCAGGTGCGCTCGGTGGGGTTGCGGTCGTTGCAGTGTGCGTGTGGCTGTGCGGCGAGGTGCGGGCGCAAACGCATGAAGTGCAGGTCGGAACCCGGGACGTGCCAAATAATGTGGCGAAAGCCACGGGCGAAGGCGCGCGCGTGCTCGCCGGCACGTGGACGTTGGTTGCAGCCGACGTGCAGCATCCGGATGGCTCACGTGCGCGCGACTACGGCGCTGACCCGAAGGGGATGCTCGTCATCGATGCAGCCGGCCATTACTCGCTGCAAATCTTCAAATCGGAGCGTCCCGGATTTGCCTCGGGCGACAAGGCGGTCGCGACGCCGGACGAATACAAGGCCGCCGTCATGGGGTCGAGCACGCACTTCGGCACGCTAAGCGTGGACCCGGTTGCGGGAACGCTCACCTTCCACATTCAGAACGCTTCGTTTCCGAACTGGCAGGGGTTGGCGCAAAAACGCAGCTATGAGTTGACGGGCGACGTGTTGAGCTATCGTGTGACACCGCGTCCGAACGGGGATGTGCCGATTTCGATCTGGCGGCGCATCGACTAGATTGCCAGTCGCGCCAGCCAGACCTTAGCGCCCATCATCGGCCGACGCGAAAATGACAAAGCCCAGCACAGTGACGTGTCACCGGACGCCGCCCTCAATGGGGGCGTTTGCCGACCAGTCGCATGCCGCTTGCGAGACACCCGGCCGCAGCAAACGCCGCGCCCCACGCCAGCGCCAATGTCGAGCCGTGCGTGCCGGACAGGCCGAGCGCCAGTGCGACCAGCGCCGCGCCCGTCGCCTGACCCAGCAGACGCGACGTGCCGACCATCCCGCTCGCCCCACCGCTGCGCTCCGGCGGCGCGCTGTGCATGAAGGCCTTCAGGTTCGGCGACTGGAAAAAACCGAAACCAAGACCGCACAACGCCATGCGCCAGCCAATGTCCCACAACTGCGCATGCTCCGGCATGATCGCCAGCAAGGTCATGCCCGCGCTCAACATCGCCAGCCCGATCGCACCGAGCGCGCCCGGTGGATATTTATCCGACAGGCGTCCGGCGACCGGGGCAATCGCTGCCACGAAGAACGGCCACGGCGTCATCAGGAAGCCCGTCTCGATCGGGCTGCGATGCAGTACGTTCTCGAAGTAGAACGGCAACGACACCAGTCCCAACCCCTGCGTTGCGAACGCGCAGATCGCAGTGAGCGTGGACAGCGCGAACGCCGGCAACCGCAGCAGATCCACCGGCAGCATCGGCGCGCGATGGCCGCGCTCACGCCGGATCAACGCCCATCCAAAGACGAGGGCGCCGGTGAAGCAGGCGAGCGTGAGATGCCAGTCGGCCCGCTGCGCACTCTGACTCAGCGCAAAGATCAGCAGTGAGAACGTCAGCACGTTGAGCAATGCGGCGACCATGTCCGGCTTGTGCTCGCTGCGCGGCGTATCCGGCAGATTGCGGCGCGAAAATGCGAGCGCGAGCAAACCCGTCGGCACATTGATGAGGAACAGCCACGGCCAGCTCGCGAGCGCCAGGACCAGCGACGCCACGGTCGGCCCGACGGCGAACGAGATGCCGACGATCAACGCATTGAGTCCGACGCCGCGTCCCAGTTGTGCCGCCGGATACAGGAAGCGAATCAGCGCGATGTTCACGCTCATCACCGCCGCCGCGCCCACGCCTTGCAGCACGCGCGCACCCGCGAGGAACCCTAGCGAAGGGGAGAGCGCGCACAGCAATGAAGCGACCAGAAACACCGCCACGCCCCACATGAACACACGCTTGTGTCCGACGCGCTCGCCCAGCGAGGCGAACGGCAGCAGCGTTGCGACCATTGCCAATTGATAAGCGTTCACGATCCACACCGACGCCGACGGCGTCGTGTTCAGATCGAGCGCCATTTGCGGCAGGGCCGTATTGGCGATGGCGGTATCCAGGCTGGCCAGCGAGACGGCGAGCAGGATCGCCGTCATGGCGAGGCCGCGTCCGGCAGCTGGCGGCTCGTGAGCTTGCGCCGCGGGGGCGCTCACCGTCGACGTATCGGCGCTTGGAGGTAACGATGACATGACGGATCAGCCCTCGGCCAGAATCTGACGGATGGCTTGCTCGAAAACCTCGGGCGGCTGACCACCACTGACGAGATGACGATTGTTGAAGATGATCGCGGGTACCGAGCTGATGCCGAGGTTCTGATAGTGACGCTCCAGCGCACGCACCTGCTCCGCGTACTCCTGCGAGGACAGAATTTCTCTCGCGCGTGCGCCATCGAGTCCGGCTTGCTCGGCGGCGGCGGCCAGCACCTCCGGATCGCTGGTTCGTTTGCCCTCGACGAAATACGCGCGAAACAGCGCTTCCTTGAGGGCGAGTTGCTTGTCGTTGCCGATGGTTTGTGCCCAGTGCAGCAAACGATGTGCGTCGAACGTGTTGTACGCGTGCGTGCGCAAGTCCATGCGCATCGGGAAACCTTCCGCGGCCGCGCGCGCACCGATGTTCGCCTGATTCTGCGCGAGTTGCTCCGGCGACAGCCCGTACTTGCGCGACATGTAATCTGCGAGCGGCACGCCGTGCACCGGCATGTCGGGGTTCAGCTCGAAGGGGCTGAAGTGCAGGTCGGCTTCGACCTCGTTGCCCAGGCGGCCGAGTGCCGTTTTCAACGAAGCGAGGCCGATGGCGCACCAGGGGCAGGCGACATCGGAAACAAAATCAATCTTGAGGGTGGCAGGCATGATCTGACGGCGCCCAAAAGGGCGCGTGCAATGAAAAACGCGTCGCCCCGGGCGACGCAACATGGCAATCGTCGCACAAATCGGTAAATCTCGCCGGCTCCGGCTGTCCCGCGAGCTGGGGCTTTGCGCGGTGCCGTGTGCGGGGCGAATGCGGCGGCCGGAGACATTTATGGGGTGTTTTACCGGATGAAATGAATGTATCGCCTGACGAATCGATGCGGCCATCTCGTGAGCGGCGACGCGCGGCAATGCGGTATCGTTTGATTCTCGTGTGATCGCGTGCGATTCCGCCGGAAATTCTCAGGGAGCCCGTTATGCCGTCTGCTGCCGATCTGATCACCTCGCTGGGGCTGCTGCCGCATCCCGAGGGCGGCCATTATCGGGAAACCTATCGAGCGTCGGAGACGATTGCCGCCGACGCACTGCCGAACGGTTTCCCCGGCCCGCGCAGTCTCTCGACCGCCATTCTGTATCTGCTTGAAGCAGGGGACTTCTCGGCGTTTCATCGCATCCGCAGCGACGAAGTCTGGCATTTTCATCTTGGCGGCACGCTCTGGATTCACGAGATCGATCCGTGCGGCAAGCGTGCGAGCACGCCTCTCGGACCTGGCGTGGGCCGCGGCGAGCAGCTTCAGTACGTGGTTCGCGCGGGACACTGGTTCGCGGCACAACCGGCGCCGTCGACCCGCTTCTCGCTGGTGGGTTGCACCGTGTCGCCGGGCTTCGCGTTCGAAGATTTCGAAATGGCCGACGCGGCGGCGCTCGCGGCGCAGTGGCCGGCGCATCGCGAACTGGTTCAGGCGCTGGGACGGCGCACGTCTGTCTGAGCGCGTGCGCGCGGCAATCGCACGGCGGGGGAGCGGGAGCGCCAACGCAACTTGCCAGAGTGCGATAGCATCGACGCCATACCCCACAACTGTCGGCCGGTTGTCCCGGCCCATGTCCATGTCTCACTCCGGCGATGTTCATTTCTACGACCCGGCCAAAGGCCACGGTCTGTCCCACGACCCGTTCAAGGCCATTGTCGCGCCTCGCGTGATCGGCTGGATTTCAAGCCGCGATACCGAAGGCCGCGTGAATCTCGCGCCCTACAGCTTCTTCGGTGCGTTCGCCACGTTCCCGCCGATCATCGGATTTTGCAGCGAGGGGTACAAAGACTCCATTGCCAACATCGAATCGACGCGGGAATTCGTCTGGAATCTGACGAGCAAGTCGCTCGTCGAACAGATGAACCGGTCGTCGGCGCCTGTGGCGCACGACGTCGACGAATTCGAACTGGCCGGGTTGACCAAAGCGCCGGGCATCAATGTGAACGTGCCGCACGTGGGCGAATCGCCTGCGTCGCTCGAATGCAAGTTGCTGCAAGTCGTGCGCATGCACGATCTGGAGGGCAAGCCGATGAACAACTGGCTCGCGCTCGGACAGGTGGTCGGCGTGCATATCCGTCGCGAGTTCCTGCGTGAAGACGGACTGTTCGATACGGCGAAGGCGCATCCGGTAATGCGCGCGGGGTACCTCGGCGACTACGCCGAGATCGGTGCGATGTTCGATCTGCGTCGTCCGAAGGCGTGAGCGGCACTCGCTTCGCTGGCCTCGTCCGCTTCCATCTTCCGCTTCCGGAATCCGCAATGCGCTATTGACGGATTCGATGCGCGCCGCGATCGACTTCGTCGCATGAGCGGCGCGTCATACCGCGATGCGTTGCCGCGCAAGGCGGCAACGCAAACGACAATCGCCGACCGGACGGTCGGGCAATGCACTCGCAATCGTTTGTAAAATTTGCTGCGATGCAAAATGTTTTCCGTGCGCGTATGCTTGCCACCTTCGTTGACGCCTTCGCGCCCGGCGTCCCCTCCCGCAGACATTGACATGTCTTGATTTGCGCGTGTCACACATCGTGGCGCGCGCGGGGCAGGTTCGTCCCTGGTCGCGTCAACGTCGCGCGTTTGCGCTCGTTTTTTGTTGCAGCACACCAGGACCCTCAATGTTTCCCATCCTGTCCCTCCTCATCTGGCTGCCTATCGTGGCTGGCGCGCTCGTCATGCTGCTCGGCCGCGATCGTCACCCCAACGCCGTACGCTGGTCATCGCTTGCCGCCGCCGTGATTTCGGCCGCGCCGATCGTGCCGCTCGTGCGCGGTTTTCGGACGACCGTCGCCGATTTGCAATTCGTCGAGCGTTTTCGCTGGATCGATTCGTTCGACGCGTCGTGGCACGTCGGTATCGACGGCATTTCGCTGTGGCTCGTGGCACTCACCGGTGTGACGACGATTGTCGTCGTACTCGCATCATGGCGTGCAGTCACCACGCGCATGAGTTCGTACTTCGGCAGTTTTCTGGTCCTCTCCGGATTGATGCAGGGCGTATTCACCGCGCAGGATGGCATGCTGTTCTTCGTATTTTTCGAAGCGACGCTGCTGCCGCTGTATTTGCTCATCGGCGTGTACGGTCGCGCGAACAGGACGCGCGCCGCGGTGAAGTTCTTCTTCTTCTCGCTGACGGGCTCGCTCATGATGCTCGTCTCGATGCTGTATCTGTACATGCAGACGCAGAGCTTCGACATCGCCCGCTGGCAGGCGCTTCACTTGCCACTCGCCGTGCAGGTGATGCTCTTCGCCGGCTTTCTCGCCGCGTTCTCCGTCAAAGTCCCGATGTGGCCCGTGCACACCTGGCTGCCAGAAGTGCACCTCGACGGGCCGACGGGCGCGGCCGTCATGCTCGGCATGCTCAAGCTGGGCGGCTACGGACTGCTGCGTTTCAACCTGCCGTTGCTGCCGGACGCCAGCCACTTTCTCGCGCCGCTGATGGTGGTGTTGTCGCTGGTTGCCGTGATCTATGCGAGTCTGGTGGCGCTGGTGCAGACGGATCTGCGCAAGCTGCTGGCGTATTCCGCGGTCGCGCACATGGGGTTGGTAACGCTCGGGCTGTTTCTCTTTTCCGAGATGGGCACCGACGGCGCCGTCATGCAGATGATTTCGTACGGTATCGTCTCGGGCGCCATGCTGCTGTGCACGGGCATGCTGTACGAGCGCACCGGCAGTGCGTCGATCGACGCCTATGGCGGTGTGGCGAGCACCATGCCGCGCTTTGCGGCCTTCGCAATGCTGTTCTCGATGGCGAACGTCGGCATGCCGGGCACGTCGGGCTTCGTCGGCGAGTTCCTGGTGTTGATGGGGGCGATCAAGGCGAATTTCTGGATCGGCGCGTTGGCGTCGCTCACGCTGGTACTGAGCGCGGCCTATACGCTGTGGATGTACAAGCGGGTGATTTTCGGTCGCGTCGGGAATGCGCGTGTGGCGTTGCTCAGGGATCTGAGCCGCCGCGAGTTCGCGTTGCTTTGTGCCATGGCGGTGATGGTGCTCGGCATCGGCGTCGATCCGAAGCCGCTGACCGATGGCATCGACGCCACGGCGATTCAGGTCGTGCATGACATCGAGAGCCATCGTCTGCCCGCGGGCGATCCGGGCAGCGCCGAGATGGCGGGGCGTCGTCATGGCGATGCGACCGGACATGCGGCGGTGACGGTGAACGGCGCTCGTCCGCACGCCTGAACCGTTCACATCGAACTACGTTGCGACGCAGGCGTGGCGATATCCGAAACAGCGGGTAGGCCTCTCGAAAGTGGCGTCAGCCGCGCACGCACCGGCCGCTCAAGCCGTTGGCAGTGGCTGTCACACGCGGTGTGGCGCCATCTTTGCACGCGTACCAGTGACTCGCGTACTGCGCTCGTCCTTCGATCATCGGACCGGCAATCGTACTGCGCCCGTTGGGCGGTGCCCATTCGAGCCCAAGCTCGCCGCGCGCGCAATTTCCCGAGCGAACGGCCGCACCCGTAAAGCAGAATTGCACCGCTATCTTGTATGCGCATCGATTCACGAGATACAGGAACGTGCTGTCGCCGGCGAATTCCACGCATTGATTGACATTTGCCTCTTCGGTCGGCCCGGACGTGCCAACGGCGGCGGCAGTCGTTGCCGCGGGTTGCGCTGAGGCATTTCTTGCCGACGCTGCCTGGCTCGGCGCCGGTCTGGCCGCCACGCTTGCGGCGGCCACCTGGGCGGTCGAAGGCGCCTGCCGCTGCATTGCGCTGCCCAACGCCTGAAGCTGTGCGGCGTTCTTGCCTCCGGCAGCGCCCGCCAGTTGGGCAACGGCGCCCAAAACGCCAAGCCAGCCGCTCCCCGTGTCATCGGAAGTACTGCCGGCCATCTCGTTGGATGGCTCGTTCGGGACGCTTCCGATCAGGTTGCCCGATGCGTCCCATATCGTTCCGGCGACGAACGCATCTTCGACCCAGGTGCCGCTCTTGCGCATTCCGCTTGCGAACGTAAAGGTGCCGTCGCCGTGCAGCTTGCCCTCTTTGAAAGTGCCCTCGTAACGATTGCCGCTACTCCCCCATGTGAACGTCCCGGGCCCCGAGCGCAGACCAGCGGCGTAATATCCATCGTATGCGCTGCCCGTCTTGAGCCAGCGATAGGTACCGTGGCCTTCCTTCAACCCCTCGCGCATCGTGCCGTTGAACACCTCGATGGGA
This is a stretch of genomic DNA from Pandoraea faecigallinarum. It encodes these proteins:
- a CDS encoding DsbA family oxidoreductase, whose protein sequence is MPATLKIDFVSDVACPWCAIGLASLKTALGRLGNEVEADLHFSPFELNPDMPVHGVPLADYMSRKYGLSPEQLAQNQANIGARAAAEGFPMRMDLRTHAYNTFDAHRLLHWAQTIGNDKQLALKEALFRAYFVEGKRTSDPEVLAAAAEQAGLDGARAREILSSQEYAEQVRALERHYQNLGISSVPAIIFNNRHLVSGGQPPEVFEQAIRQILAEG
- a CDS encoding cupin domain-containing protein; the encoded protein is MPSAADLITSLGLLPHPEGGHYRETYRASETIAADALPNGFPGPRSLSTAILYLLEAGDFSAFHRIRSDEVWHFHLGGTLWIHEIDPCGKRASTPLGPGVGRGEQLQYVVRAGHWFAAQPAPSTRFSLVGCTVSPGFAFEDFEMADAAALAAQWPAHRELVQALGRRTSV
- a CDS encoding flavin reductase family protein; translation: MSMSHSGDVHFYDPAKGHGLSHDPFKAIVAPRVIGWISSRDTEGRVNLAPYSFFGAFATFPPIIGFCSEGYKDSIANIESTREFVWNLTSKSLVEQMNRSSAPVAHDVDEFELAGLTKAPGINVNVPHVGESPASLECKLLQVVRMHDLEGKPMNNWLALGQVVGVHIRREFLREDGLFDTAKAHPVMRAGYLGDYAEIGAMFDLRRPKA
- a CDS encoding complex I subunit 4 family protein, whose amino-acid sequence is MFPILSLLIWLPIVAGALVMLLGRDRHPNAVRWSSLAAAVISAAPIVPLVRGFRTTVADLQFVERFRWIDSFDASWHVGIDGISLWLVALTGVTTIVVVLASWRAVTTRMSSYFGSFLVLSGLMQGVFTAQDGMLFFVFFEATLLPLYLLIGVYGRANRTRAAVKFFFFSLTGSLMMLVSMLYLYMQTQSFDIARWQALHLPLAVQVMLFAGFLAAFSVKVPMWPVHTWLPEVHLDGPTGAAVMLGMLKLGGYGLLRFNLPLLPDASHFLAPLMVVLSLVAVIYASLVALVQTDLRKLLAYSAVAHMGLVTLGLFLFSEMGTDGAVMQMISYGIVSGAMLLCTGMLYERTGSASIDAYGGVASTMPRFAAFAMLFSMANVGMPGTSGFVGEFLVLMGAIKANFWIGALASLTLVLSAAYTLWMYKRVIFGRVGNARVALLRDLSRREFALLCAMAVMVLGIGVDPKPLTDGIDATAIQVVHDIESHRLPAGDPGSAEMAGRRHGDATGHAAVTVNGARPHA